From a single Oreochromis niloticus isolate F11D_XX linkage group LG3, O_niloticus_UMD_NMBU, whole genome shotgun sequence genomic region:
- the LOC100711312 gene encoding 5,6-dihydroxyindole-2-carboxylic acid oxidase, producing MWQFFFLVIVGAVVVSAQFPRECVTPEGLRSGQCCPSPSGLPNDPCGSSTGRGQCVPVAVDTQPHGPQYPHDGRDDRERWPIRFFSRTCQCNGNFSGHNCGRCKHGLTGPNCDQRVPVVRRNVMQLSAEEKRAFVNALDQAKLTVHPDLVIATRHYPGIFGPDGNTTQFENVTIYNYFVWSHYYSVSKTFLGAGQASFGGVDFSHEGPGFLTWHRYHLLQLERDMQDMLQNPSFALPYWNFAIGGNTCDICTDDLMGARSNFDMNSLSPNSIFSQWRVVCESVEDYDTLGTICNSTESSPIRRNPAGNVNRPMVQRLPEPQDVADCLQVNTFDTPPFYSTSSESFRNTIEGYSAPKGNYDPIVRSLHNLAHLFLNGTGGQTHLSPNDPIFVLLHTFTDAIFDEWLRRHSPDAAVYPEQNAPIGHNRRYNMVPFWPPVTNSEMFVTAPENLGYSYEAEWPGENFTLSEIITMAIVAALVVVAVVFALTTCAVRARSHRKEGHQPLLGDQYQRYDDEKSQSVV from the exons aTGTGGCAGTTCTTCTTTTTGGTGATTGTGGGCGCGGTGGTTGTGAGCGCTCAGTTCCCCAGAGAGTGTGTGACTCCAGAGGGTCTCAGGAGTGGACAGTGCTGCCCGTCGCCCTCTGGACTGCCTAATGACCCGTGTGGCTCCAGCACCGGGCGTGGACAGTGTGTGCCGGTGGCGGTGGACACACAGCCGCATGGGCCTCAGTACCCGCACGACGGACGGGATGATCGGGAACGATGGCCCATCCGTTTTTTCAGCCGTACCTGTCAGTGTAACGGAAACTTCAGTGGCCATAACTGCGGCCGCTGTAAACACGGATTGACCGGGCCCAACTGTGACCAAAGAGTTCCTGTTG TGAGAAGAAACGTGATGCAGCTCAGCGCGGAGGAAAAGCGTGCGTTCGTGAACGCGCTGGACCAGGCCAAGCTCACGGTGCACCCCGATCTGGTGATCGCAACGCGGCACTATCCGGGCATCTTTGGGCCTGACGGGAACACCACGCAGTTTGAAAACGTCACTATCTATAATTACTTCGTTTGGTCCCACTATTACTCCGTCAGCAAGACCTTCCTTGGCGCGGGGCAGGCCAGTTTTGGGGGCGTGGATTTCTCGCACGAGGGCCCCGGTTTCCTGACCTGGCACAGGTACCACCTGCTCCAGCTGGAGCGAGACATGCAG GACATGCTGCAAAACCCCTCCTTCGCCCTGCCCTACTGGAACTTTGCTATCGGGGGAAACACATGTGACATCTGCACAGATGACCTGATGGGAGCCAGGAGCAATTTTGACATGAATTCTCTGAGTCCCAACTCCATCTTCTCCCAGTGGAGAGTCGTCTGTGAGAGCGTGGAGGACTACGACACGCTGGGAACCATCTGCAACA gCACTGAGTCTTCTCCCATTAGAAGAAACCCAGCAGGAAATGTGAACAGGCCTATGGTCCAGCGTCTCCCGGAGCCCCAGGATGTGGCGGACTGCCTGCAGGTCAACACTTTTGACACGCCGCCATTTTACTCCACCTCCTCTGAAAGCTTCAGGAACACCATTGAAG GCTACAGCGCCCCCAAGGGGAACTATGACCCTATAGTGAGGAGCCTCCACAACCTGGCTCATTTGTTCCTGAACGGGACAGGAGGACAGACTCACCTCTCCCCGAACGACCCCATCTTTGTCCTGCTCCACACCTTTACCGACGCGATATTTGATGAATGGTTGAGGAGGCACAGCCCAG ATGCGGCTGTGTACCCAGAACAAAATGCTCCCATCGGTCACAACAGGCGCTACAACATGGTGCCCTTCTGGCCTCCGGTGACCAACTCGGAGATGTTTGTGACCGCCCCTGAAAACCTCGGTTACTCTTACGAAGCCGAATGGCCAG GTGAAAATTTCACCCTGAGCGAAATCATTACCATGGCCATAGTTGCTGCCCTTGTGGTCGTAGCGGTCGTTTTCGCTCTGACCACGTGTGCTGTGCGTGCCCGGTCTCACAGGAAGGAGGGCCACCAGCCTCTGCTCGGGGATCAGTACCAGCGCTACGATGATGAGAAAAGCCAATCTGTTGTataa
- the lurap1l gene encoding leucine rich adaptor protein 1-like, whose protein sequence is MEEDNSVMRDLKDIETKLGRKVPDSLFRSLAGGKHDKSAAPHSGNCKCCANSADLKRLESKMLFLKQEMANLRAIDVKLMQQLMSINEGIESIRWMIDDKGSVTSHDDSLTGSLYSLSDSQDGASLRGSFNSLNDGNSDGLDGLSVGSYLDTLAEDLPDDPSPTDLDCFVDKTVIDGDAFAKSPLKLRVESDEYYCFG, encoded by the exons ATGGAGGAGGACAACAGCGTCATGCGAGACTTGAAGGACATAGAGACGAAGTTGGGCCGAAAAGTTCCGGACAGTCTCTTTCGCTCTCTCGCCGGAGGGAAACACGACAAGTCCGCAGCGCCGCATTCAGGGAACTGCAAATGTTGCGCTAACTCTGCGGACTTAAAAAGACTGGAAAGCAAAATGTTGTTTCTCAAACAGGAGATG GCAAATCTGCGAGCCATTGACGTAAAGCTCATGCAGCAGCTTATGTCCATCAACGAGGGCATCGAGTCCATCCGCTGGATGATAGATGACAAAGGCAGTGTCACCAGCCATGACGATAGCCTGACCGGCAGCTTATACAGCCTGTCGGACAGCCAGGACGGCGCCTCGCTGCGAGGAAGCTTCAATAGTTTGAACGATGGTAACAGCGACGGCCTGGATGGTCTGTCTGTGGGTAGTTACCTGGACACGCTAGCAGAGGACCTCCCGGATGATCCCTCGCCTACGGACCTCGATTGTTTTGTGGATAAAACGGTGATCGACGGCGACGCCTTTGCCAAATCGCCTTTGAAACTCAGGGTGGAGTCGGATGAATACTACTGCTTTGGATAA